In Leishmania panamensis strain MHOM/PA/94/PSC-1 chromosome 13 sequence, the genomic stretch TGGAGAGTGCCGCCCCAccctgccccctcccacgCCAGCAAGCAGACGCCGATATacacacaagcagagagagaagtggaggACGTAGCAGCGCATCACATACCctgaaaaaaagggggggcgggggagggccACTACACGCCCACTACACCAACGAAGGGCAAGCACATTGTGCAGAGGCGTGCCCAGCGGTCACCTActccttttcgttctttGTCGGCCTGCCCGCTGCCTAGCTTCCACCCCACTCCCCCGTCATCCTGTTCATCTGCCTCCTCGGTCGCCCACTTCGCCGCACGTGACCTCCGTGACAGACGCTACTCGGGCAGGTAGCCCATCGTGGTCAGGGTCTCGATGTACTCGTCGTGTGGCACGACCCACACGGCAAACCCTCCCTCAGCCGAAAAGTTGGTGCAGGACCCGGGCAGCTGTTCCATGCACACCTGCATCGCAATCTGCTGATACCCAGCCAAGCCCTCTGGAGTGGAGGTCTCGTAGTAGTGCACAACGTCGAGCCCAGGAccttgttgctgctgctgctgctccgacTCTCCATTGGACTTGTCGAGTATGTCCTCCACGTTTGAGTAGGAGCCATACGGCGATGAGCTCGTAGTCGGGCTTGGGCCAccggccgctgcagcgttGCGGCGCGACCGCTTGCGCAGGCTCGCAAAGTCAATGTTGCCGTAGCTCAGAACCCTCTTTTCCGGCTCCGCTGTGCGCTCCCGAAGCTCCATGCAGCTCGCCTGCCACGGGCATCGGTGCAGGAACTCGTTGTTGAAGAtgcgctcgctgccgccgcgaccCAGCGGCGTAGGCGGCAGACTTGTCGCCGCCCTAGAGCCCGTGACCACCTCGTAGAAATGCTTGAACTCCCTCAGCTGTGCCTCGCCGGGTATGGAGACAGGACGAGTCGGCGCCGGAAGCGGCGCGGGTTTTGTGTGAGGACGCGCCGTGTAGTAGACGCCGCTGTTGGTGTGCGGCATTGTGGAGGTGCATCCCTTGTGCATAGCGGACGCCACCGCAACGCCGATTGCGGAGCGCCGCACCGGTGTTCTCTGAAGCATGACTGTGCGCATGAATGCAATG encodes the following:
- a CDS encoding hypothetical protein (TriTrypDB/GeneDB-style sysID: LpmP.13.0190) codes for the protein MHGRATRVYLHTSASLLSASAYTTFTPNQRTRRHSPLTQTDIPTDSTETSPIAFMRTVMLQRTPVRRSAIGVAVASAMHKGCTSTMPHTNSGVYYTARPHTKPAPLPAPTRPVSIPGEAQLREFKHFYEVVTGSRAATSLPPTPLGRGGSERIFNNEFLHRCPWQASCMELRERTAEPEKRVLSYGNIDFASLRKRSRRNAAAAGGPSPTTSSSPYGSYSNVEDILDKSNGESEQQQQQQGPGLDVVHYYETSTPEGLAGYQQIAMQVCMEQLPGSCTNFSAEGGFAVWVVPHDEYIETLTTMGYLPE